From a single Nitrogeniibacter mangrovi genomic region:
- a CDS encoding GntR family transcriptional regulator, translated as MNASRIAPLALYQEVAERLRERIFSHELKPGAWVDEQAIAEQYGISRTPLREALKVLASEGLVTLKPRRGCYVTEISERDLDEIFTVIALLEGQCAREATTRARDADLARFKQLHDALESAAARNDINGFFEANQAFHQQVQAVADNRWLQQVIEDLRKVIKLSRHHSLFSEGRLEQSLAEHRDILKAMLARDADGAEQAMRTHIRSGRRALARIAAARTEAA; from the coding sequence ATGAACGCATCCCGCATCGCACCGCTGGCGCTCTACCAGGAAGTGGCCGAACGATTGCGCGAGCGCATTTTCTCCCATGAGCTCAAGCCCGGCGCCTGGGTCGACGAACAGGCCATCGCCGAGCAGTACGGCATCTCCCGCACACCGCTGCGCGAGGCCCTCAAGGTGCTCGCCTCCGAGGGGCTGGTCACGCTCAAGCCGCGCCGCGGCTGCTACGTGACCGAAATTTCCGAACGCGATCTGGACGAGATCTTCACCGTCATCGCATTGCTCGAAGGCCAGTGCGCGCGCGAGGCCACCACCCGCGCCCGGGACGCCGACCTGGCGCGCTTCAAGCAATTGCACGACGCCCTCGAATCGGCGGCGGCACGCAACGACATCAACGGCTTCTTCGAGGCCAACCAGGCCTTCCACCAGCAGGTTCAGGCCGTCGCCGACAATCGCTGGCTGCAGCAGGTGATCGAGGACCTGCGCAAGGTCATCAAGCTCTCGCGCCACCATTCGCTGTTCAGCGAAGGCCGCCTCGAGCAGTCGCTCGCCGAACACCGCGACATCCTCAAGGCCATGCTGGCGCGCGACGCCGACGGCGCCGAACAGGCCATGCGCACCCACATCCGCAGCGGTCGCCGGGCGCTCGCCCGTATCGCCGCCGCCCGGACCGAAGCGGCCTGA
- a CDS encoding enoyl-CoA hydratase/isomerase family protein encodes MAGHVQLRCDDAVATITLDNPGKLNAIDSAMWQALHAHVQAVSDDDTVRCVILRGAGDDAFAAGGDIEEFLSVRATVDDALHYHEAWVATALDAIRQCPVPTIAAIRGACVGGGLEIAGCCDLRIAGRGSRFGAPINKLGFSMYPREMAGLLEVVGPAVVLEILLEGRILNADEALSKGLLTRLVDDDAVFDEALASARRICAGAPLVARWHKHWVHRLMHDTPLSEAEKRAAFDFLATEDYQEGMAAFFDKRKPRFKGR; translated from the coding sequence ATGGCCGGACACGTACAGCTGCGATGTGACGACGCCGTCGCCACCATCACCCTGGACAACCCGGGCAAGCTCAACGCCATCGACTCGGCCATGTGGCAGGCGCTCCATGCGCATGTGCAGGCCGTGTCGGACGACGACACCGTCCGCTGCGTGATCCTGCGCGGTGCCGGCGACGACGCCTTCGCCGCCGGCGGCGACATCGAGGAATTCCTCAGCGTGCGCGCCACCGTGGACGACGCGCTGCACTACCACGAAGCCTGGGTCGCCACCGCGCTGGACGCCATCCGCCAGTGCCCGGTGCCCACCATCGCCGCCATTCGCGGCGCCTGCGTCGGCGGCGGGCTGGAGATCGCCGGCTGTTGTGACCTGCGCATCGCCGGGCGCGGCAGCCGCTTCGGCGCCCCCATCAACAAGCTCGGTTTTTCCATGTATCCGCGCGAGATGGCGGGCCTGCTTGAGGTGGTCGGCCCCGCGGTGGTGCTGGAAATCCTGCTCGAGGGGCGTATCCTGAACGCCGACGAAGCCCTCTCCAAGGGCCTGCTGACCCGCCTGGTCGACGACGACGCGGTCTTCGACGAGGCCCTGGCCTCGGCACGGCGCATCTGCGCCGGCGCGCCCCTGGTGGCCCGCTGGCACAAGCACTGGGTGCACCGGCTCATGCATGACACCCCCCTGTCGGAGGCGGAGAAACGCGCCGCCTTCGACTTCCTCGCCACCGAGGACTACCAGGAGGGCATGGCCGCCTTCTTCGACAAGCGCAAACCGCGCTTCAAGGGGCGCTGA
- a CDS encoding mechanosensitive ion channel family protein, producing MKTLTDLLDHNTFETLAMAAAIVALSFFVLVSLRGLVRSRLRRLAERTALGWDDLLVDVLGQTQTWVLALVSLMLGLQSLALSEPVTTRLGQAVMALIFLQLGLWTSHGVGLVLRRRIEAREASDDGASATALAVAGFIIRLTLWSIVLILVLDQFGFNVTTLVASLGVGGVAVALAVQNILGDLFASLSIALDKPFVIGDFIVVGEVVGTVEHVGLKTTRIRALSGEQIVVANGDLLGSRIHNYKRLQERRVVFHFGVLYDTPADTLANIPALVREIVEQTEDTRFDRAHFQSFGASSLDFEVVYYVLTADYLRYMDVQQEINLALVRRFADRDIGFAFPTQTVHLASVPERLAGTTPSA from the coding sequence ATGAAAACCCTCACCGACCTGCTCGACCACAACACCTTCGAAACCCTGGCGATGGCCGCCGCCATCGTCGCTCTCAGCTTCTTCGTGCTCGTGAGCCTGCGCGGCCTCGTGCGCTCGCGCCTGCGCCGCCTGGCCGAACGCACCGCCCTGGGCTGGGACGACCTGCTGGTCGATGTGCTCGGGCAGACCCAGACCTGGGTGCTCGCCCTGGTGTCGCTGATGCTCGGGCTGCAGAGCCTGGCCCTGTCCGAACCGGTGACCACGCGCCTCGGGCAGGCGGTGATGGCGCTGATCTTCCTCCAGCTCGGGCTGTGGACCAGCCACGGCGTCGGCCTCGTCCTGCGCCGGCGCATCGAGGCGCGCGAAGCGAGCGACGACGGCGCCAGCGCCACCGCCCTGGCGGTGGCCGGCTTCATCATCCGCCTCACCCTGTGGTCCATCGTGCTCATCCTGGTGCTGGACCAGTTCGGCTTCAACGTCACCACCCTGGTCGCCTCCCTGGGGGTGGGCGGCGTGGCCGTCGCGCTGGCGGTGCAGAACATCCTCGGCGACCTGTTCGCCTCGCTCTCCATCGCCCTCGACAAGCCCTTCGTGATCGGCGACTTCATCGTCGTCGGCGAGGTGGTGGGCACGGTCGAGCACGTGGGCCTCAAGACCACCCGCATCCGCGCCCTGTCGGGCGAGCAGATCGTGGTGGCCAACGGCGACCTGCTGGGCAGCCGCATCCACAACTACAAGCGCCTGCAGGAGCGCCGGGTGGTGTTCCACTTCGGCGTGCTCTACGACACCCCGGCGGACACCCTGGCGAACATTCCCGCCCTGGTGCGCGAGATCGTCGAGCAGACCGAGGACACCCGCTTCGACCGCGCCCATTTCCAGAGTTTCGGCGCCTCGTCGCTGGACTTCGAGGTGGTGTACTACGTGCTCACCGCCGACTACCTGCGCTACATGGACGTGCAACAGGAGATCAACCTGGCCCTCGTGCGCCGCTTTGCCGACCGCGACATCGGCTTCGCCTTCCCGACACAGACGGTCCATCTGGCGAGCGTGCCCGAGCGCCTCGCGGGCACCACCCCATCGGCATAA
- a CDS encoding PhoX family protein has translation MSDSVSLSRRRTLQMLGGTPMLPLASSLAALPMTAEAHGNAGGAHGLGMRYEFGGMAAPSLADPAQMATTYVASTLTRSIGRHSVTYNLGYETFFLTGETVPATGGGTIIAGSYFDIDGNPIIDTTAAGQPQFFSDCPDGMSLLEVRRARSHRRGCNRLFAVVQFEYTSENGAGDSMYGKLPSPIAVLTLDQDKRTGQLSLVSYHNVDTAPARGLWITCGASRSPWNTHLSSEEYEPDATVASNSQLKAFSQNLFGDADKANPYDYGHLPEVTVHPDGTGSIKKHYCVGRISHELVQVMPDERTVLMGDDATNGGLFMFVADHRRDLSAGTLYVAKWTQTSSVGPGAGDISWIRLGHATSDEIKGLVDSGITAADIMDVKKSDPADPDYTLIHYGGKKNWVKLMPGMEKAAAFLETHRYAALVGASMGFTKMEGTTVNAADKRAYSAMSYIYKSMTDGSTDIQVEGPVAGAVYEHVLKGHQHDTDGHRIHSDWVSTHMSVPAGLAGEDLATPDAIGNEALADKIANPDNLKYSEAMRTLFIGEDSGMHVNNFLWAYNVDTGKLSRLLSCPAGAESTGLQAVDDLNGFSYIMSNFQHPGDWTGSLSAEAKATLEPLIAANYNGKKSAAVGYLTLAGRVGDERRHRGEHGERDEHGHR, from the coding sequence ATGTCCGATTCCGTCTCGCTGTCCCGTCGCCGCACCCTGCAGATGCTCGGTGGCACCCCGATGCTGCCGCTCGCCTCGTCGCTGGCCGCGCTCCCCATGACCGCCGAAGCCCACGGCAACGCCGGTGGCGCGCACGGCCTCGGCATGCGCTACGAGTTCGGCGGCATGGCCGCCCCGAGCCTGGCCGATCCGGCCCAGATGGCCACCACCTACGTCGCCTCGACGCTGACCCGCAGCATCGGCCGTCACAGCGTGACCTACAACCTGGGTTACGAAACCTTCTTCCTGACCGGTGAAACCGTCCCGGCCACCGGCGGCGGCACCATCATCGCCGGCAGCTACTTCGACATCGACGGCAACCCGATCATCGACACCACGGCCGCCGGCCAGCCCCAGTTCTTCTCCGACTGCCCGGACGGCATGTCGCTGCTCGAAGTGCGCCGCGCCCGCTCCCATCGCCGCGGCTGCAACCGCCTGTTCGCCGTGGTCCAGTTCGAATACACCTCGGAGAACGGCGCCGGCGATTCCATGTACGGCAAGCTGCCCTCCCCGATCGCCGTGCTCACCCTCGACCAGGACAAGCGCACCGGCCAGCTGAGCCTGGTGAGCTATCACAACGTGGACACCGCCCCGGCCCGTGGCCTGTGGATCACCTGTGGCGCCAGCCGCTCGCCGTGGAACACCCACCTGTCCAGCGAGGAATACGAGCCGGACGCGACCGTGGCCAGCAACAGCCAGCTCAAGGCCTTCAGCCAGAACCTGTTCGGCGACGCCGACAAGGCCAACCCCTACGACTACGGCCATCTGCCCGAAGTGACGGTGCATCCGGACGGCACCGGCAGCATCAAGAAGCACTACTGCGTCGGCCGCATCTCGCACGAACTGGTGCAGGTCATGCCCGACGAGCGCACCGTGCTGATGGGGGATGACGCCACCAACGGCGGCCTGTTCATGTTCGTCGCCGACCACCGTCGCGACCTGTCCGCCGGCACGCTCTACGTCGCCAAGTGGACCCAGACCTCGAGCGTCGGTCCGGGCGCGGGCGACATCTCCTGGATCCGTCTCGGCCACGCCACCAGCGACGAAATCAAGGGTCTGGTCGACAGCGGCATCACCGCCGCCGACATCATGGATGTGAAGAAGTCCGACCCGGCCGACCCCGACTACACCCTGATCCACTACGGCGGCAAGAAGAACTGGGTCAAGCTGATGCCGGGCATGGAGAAGGCCGCCGCCTTCCTCGAGACCCACCGCTACGCCGCCCTGGTCGGCGCCTCCATGGGCTTCACCAAGATGGAAGGCACCACGGTCAACGCCGCCGACAAGCGCGCCTACTCGGCCATGTCGTACATCTACAAGTCCATGACCGACGGCAGCACCGACATCCAGGTCGAAGGCCCGGTCGCCGGCGCGGTCTACGAGCATGTGCTCAAGGGCCACCAGCACGACACCGACGGCCACCGCATCCACAGCGACTGGGTCTCCACCCACATGTCCGTGCCCGCGGGCCTGGCCGGCGAGGACCTCGCCACCCCGGACGCCATCGGCAACGAGGCGCTCGCCGACAAGATCGCCAACCCGGACAACCTCAAGTACTCCGAGGCCATGCGCACCCTGTTCATCGGCGAAGACAGCGGCATGCACGTCAACAACTTCCTGTGGGCGTACAACGTCGACACCGGCAAGCTCTCGCGCCTGCTGTCCTGCCCGGCCGGCGCCGAATCCACCGGCCTGCAGGCGGTCGACGACCTCAACGGCTTCAGCTACATCATGAGCAACTTCCAGCACCCGGGCGACTGGACCGGCAGCCTCTCCGCCGAGGCCAAGGCCACGCTCGAGCCGCTGATCGCTGCCAACTACAACGGCAAGAAGAGCGCCGCCGTGGGTTACCTGACCCTCGCCGGTCGCGTGGGCGACGAGCGTCGTCACCGTGGCGAGCACGGCGAACGCGACGAACACGGCCACCGCTGA
- a CDS encoding alpha/beta fold hydrolase, with protein MTALHTDILGTGEPIVFIHGSFATTSTWRKMVDTLARDHQCILFKLPGHGTAPAPDDYDAPTIDTELDRIDAAVRDITDRPVHLVGHSYGGMVALAMALRGTLPVRRLTLFEPVAVWVLDAAGDADMAARVTAFVDRYRQDAAAGVTHACGQVLDFWGAPAASRRCRRRSRTPWRA; from the coding sequence ATGACAGCACTTCACACCGACATCCTCGGCACGGGCGAACCCATCGTCTTCATCCACGGCTCCTTCGCCACCACGTCCACCTGGCGCAAGATGGTCGACACGCTCGCCCGCGATCACCAGTGCATCCTGTTCAAGCTGCCCGGTCACGGCACCGCGCCCGCCCCCGATGATTACGACGCACCGACCATCGACACCGAGCTCGATCGGATCGACGCCGCGGTCCGTGACATCACCGACCGGCCGGTGCATCTGGTCGGACATTCCTATGGGGGCATGGTCGCGCTCGCCATGGCGCTGCGCGGCACGCTGCCGGTACGCCGGCTCACGCTGTTCGAGCCCGTCGCCGTGTGGGTGCTCGATGCCGCCGGCGACGCGGACATGGCCGCGCGGGTGACGGCGTTCGTCGACCGCTACCGGCAGGATGCCGCCGCCGGTGTGACCCATGCCTGCGGTCAGGTGCTCGACTTCTGGGGGGCGCCGGCAGCTTCGCGCCGCTGCCGGAGGAGATCAAGGACGCCATGGCGCGCCTGA
- a CDS encoding alpha/beta fold hydrolase, with protein MARLTRDNLRHWALCASIATHLDDLRALHCPTDLVCGTRSNDVAHAIVRHLHGALPDSTCHEIDGASHFMVTTHPEACLEILREPR; from the coding sequence ATGGCGCGCCTGACGCGCGACAACCTGCGCCACTGGGCGCTGTGCGCGTCGATCGCCACGCACCTGGACGATCTGCGCGCCCTGCACTGCCCCACCGACCTCGTCTGCGGCACCCGCTCCAACGACGTCGCCCACGCCATCGTGCGCCACCTGCACGGCGCCCTGCCCGACAGCACCTGCCACGAAATCGACGGGGCGAGCCACTTCATGGTGACGACGCACCCGGAGGCCTGCCTCGAGATCCTGCGCGAACCGCGCTGA
- a CDS encoding sulfite exporter TauE/SafE family protein, translated as MNFDVWWLAYPLLGAFVGFFAGLLGVGGGGIMVPSLTTLFIAQGFPDDKVVHLALGTSMASIVLTSISSMRAHHAHGAVRWDAVKLMTPAILVGTYGATFIAAHIDSKSLAIFFACFMAYVSVQMLLNIKPKAHRELPGSTGMSLAGLIIGGISALVAIGGGSLTVPFLTWCNVRVQHAIGTSAAVGLPIAIAGTIGYLSNGWGEAGMPPYTAGYIYLPAFVLMLVSVATAPLGAKLAHRLPVGVLKKVFAGVLVLLCIKMLHSVLR; from the coding sequence ATGAATTTTGATGTGTGGTGGCTGGCCTATCCGTTGCTGGGGGCTTTCGTGGGATTCTTCGCCGGCCTGCTCGGCGTGGGCGGCGGCGGCATCATGGTGCCGTCCCTGACCACGCTGTTCATCGCCCAGGGCTTCCCCGACGACAAGGTGGTCCATCTCGCCCTCGGGACCTCCATGGCGAGCATCGTGCTGACCTCGATCTCGAGCATGCGCGCGCATCATGCCCACGGCGCCGTGCGCTGGGACGCGGTCAAGCTGATGACGCCGGCCATCCTCGTCGGCACCTACGGCGCCACCTTCATCGCCGCCCACATCGATTCGAAGTCGCTGGCGATCTTCTTTGCCTGCTTCATGGCCTACGTGTCGGTGCAGATGCTCCTGAACATCAAGCCCAAGGCCCATCGCGAGTTGCCCGGCTCGACCGGCATGAGTCTCGCGGGGCTGATCATCGGCGGCATTTCCGCCCTGGTGGCGATCGGCGGCGGGTCGCTCACGGTGCCGTTCCTGACCTGGTGCAATGTCCGCGTGCAGCATGCCATCGGCACCTCCGCCGCGGTCGGCCTGCCGATCGCGATCGCCGGCACCATCGGCTATCTGAGCAACGGCTGGGGCGAGGCGGGGATGCCGCCGTATACCGCTGGCTACATCTATCTGCCGGCCTTCGTGCTCATGCTCGTCAGTGTCGCTACCGCGCCGCTGGGTGCGAAGCTGGCGCACCGGCTGCCGGTCGGCGTGCTCAAGAAGGTCTTTGCCGGGGTGCTCGTGCTCCTGTGCATCAAGATGCTGCACAGCGTGCTGCGCTGA
- a CDS encoding EVE domain-containing protein, whose amino-acid sequence MRYWLMKSEPDDCSIDDLAAMPGQTVAWYGVRNYQARNFMMRQMRPGDRLFFYHSSCPQPGIAGIAEVASSAYPDETQFDPASRFYDPKATREQPRWFNVDVKFVAKTRLVGLPELREHAALENMRVLAKGNRLSITPVDPDEWTYIVEQLLERKTDEF is encoded by the coding sequence GTGCGCTACTGGCTGATGAAGTCCGAACCGGACGACTGTTCCATCGACGACCTGGCGGCCATGCCCGGGCAGACGGTGGCCTGGTACGGGGTGCGCAACTACCAGGCGCGCAACTTCATGATGCGTCAGATGCGTCCCGGCGACCGCCTGTTCTTCTATCATTCGAGCTGCCCGCAGCCGGGCATCGCGGGGATCGCCGAAGTGGCCTCCAGTGCCTATCCGGACGAGACCCAGTTCGATCCGGCCAGCCGCTTTTACGACCCCAAGGCCACCCGCGAGCAACCACGCTGGTTCAACGTGGACGTGAAGTTCGTGGCCAAGACGCGCCTGGTGGGTTTGCCCGAATTGCGCGAACACGCGGCGCTGGAGAACATGCGCGTCCTGGCGAAGGGCAATCGGCTGTCGATCACGCCCGTCGACCCGGACGAATGGACCTACATCGTCGAACAGTTACTGGAACGCAAGACCGATGAATTTTGA
- a CDS encoding M48 family metallopeptidase — protein MDTLYPAGPQDAPASLTQATGRYKRHAWLAVMSLLLFVVLYVALAGWFAWVAGSTLREVAAGADDPLFQGIVGGCAAFLSIFMFKAVFFVKKGGDSEDVEITAQDQPQVFAFLNRLADEAGAPRPHRVFLSARVNAAVFYDLSILNLLFPSRKNLEIGLPLINSLTLSELKAVLAHEFGHFAQRSMAIGTWVYIAQQIAGQVIAKRDILDKFLSGLSRVDIRIAWIGWVLSLIVWSIRSLMDTVFTGVVLAQRALSRQMEFQADLVAVALTGSDELIHALHKLQAADDAWDRTLQFANGMLADKRKPADLFAVQTRIVERMGQILDDPDHGRIPQAATPRAASYRVFRNAFAQPPQMWSTHPANADRERNAKAHYLSAPHDARSAWALFADADAVKARIHDHLMGHAEGETASREETLQRLDEGYARIRYEARYRGAYLGRSLTRHVHEPAELYRDTLSHTDIAEALQALYPHQLSTDLQQLKELKEEKQLLEGLHARVLKTRDKQIRFRGRAIRRRDLPAAIGKVGDEIEKIQARILAHDRRCRAAHLAAAEQIAPAWRRYLIGLIEVQHFAEHSLANLEDAHGLLGNVVAVVTADGKVSRRELKRLLKTANALHAVMADLHASIRGVTLDSTLQAALGTTSLSEAAGDFELPPADKKNINDWMNAIDGWVGALGGPLSALCNACLEQLLHTEQQVAEHSRDGTTPGEAPTPSTVPEHYARLLEGEERKRQTRLGLWDRFQLADGWLPATARLVVAVAIVGGVLGFSHLTTFTSPLSIYNGFNQVMTVEVDGTRIATVAPYSAGHADVSIDEQSRISAHTAGGDLVEQFHPTLSGRRQHYIYNIASGSPLIQWTAVYGNVAERTPSRLGAPRWTTAHADIYFAEPPKSIKSSGQGGMRTVLSGVDAGVTPEQTLGAVATDQTRRDLVRAHLRWDTPGSATATAWRTLAERLDH, from the coding sequence ATGGACACTCTCTACCCCGCCGGCCCCCAGGACGCCCCGGCCTCGCTCACCCAGGCCACCGGCCGCTACAAACGCCACGCCTGGCTGGCCGTGATGAGCCTGCTGCTGTTCGTGGTGCTCTATGTCGCCCTGGCGGGCTGGTTCGCCTGGGTGGCCGGGTCCACCCTGCGCGAGGTGGCCGCGGGCGCCGACGATCCACTGTTCCAGGGCATCGTCGGCGGCTGCGCGGCGTTCCTGTCGATCTTCATGTTCAAGGCCGTCTTCTTCGTCAAGAAGGGGGGCGACAGCGAGGACGTCGAGATCACGGCGCAGGACCAGCCCCAGGTCTTCGCCTTCCTCAACCGGCTCGCGGACGAGGCCGGCGCGCCCCGTCCGCACCGGGTGTTCCTGTCGGCACGGGTCAACGCGGCGGTGTTCTACGACCTGTCCATCCTCAACCTGCTGTTCCCCTCCAGAAAGAATCTGGAAATCGGCCTGCCGCTGATCAACAGCCTCACCCTCAGCGAGCTCAAGGCGGTGCTGGCGCACGAATTCGGTCACTTCGCCCAGCGCTCCATGGCCATCGGCACCTGGGTCTACATCGCGCAGCAGATCGCCGGCCAGGTGATCGCCAAGCGCGACATCCTCGACAAATTCCTCAGCGGACTGTCACGGGTCGATATCCGGATTGCCTGGATCGGCTGGGTACTGTCGCTCATCGTCTGGTCCATCCGCTCGCTCATGGACACGGTATTCACCGGTGTGGTGCTGGCCCAGCGCGCCCTGTCGCGACAGATGGAATTCCAGGCGGACCTGGTCGCCGTCGCCCTCACCGGCAGCGACGAGCTGATCCACGCCCTGCACAAACTGCAGGCGGCTGACGACGCCTGGGATCGGACCCTGCAGTTCGCCAACGGCATGCTGGCGGACAAGCGCAAGCCGGCCGACCTGTTCGCCGTGCAGACCCGCATCGTCGAGCGCATGGGCCAGATCCTGGACGATCCGGACCATGGCCGCATCCCGCAGGCCGCCACGCCCCGGGCGGCGTCCTATCGGGTGTTCAGGAACGCTTTCGCCCAACCGCCGCAGATGTGGTCCACCCACCCGGCCAATGCCGATCGGGAACGCAACGCCAAGGCCCACTACCTGTCCGCCCCGCACGATGCGCGCAGCGCCTGGGCCCTGTTCGCGGACGCCGACGCGGTCAAAGCCCGCATCCATGACCATCTGATGGGCCACGCCGAAGGCGAGACCGCCAGCCGGGAGGAGACGCTGCAGCGACTGGACGAGGGCTACGCACGCATCCGCTACGAGGCCCGCTACCGCGGCGCCTACCTCGGCCGCAGCCTGACCCGCCACGTCCACGAGCCGGCCGAGCTGTACCGGGACACGCTCTCCCACACCGACATCGCCGAGGCGCTGCAGGCGCTGTACCCGCACCAGCTCTCCACCGACCTTCAACAGCTCAAGGAACTCAAGGAGGAGAAGCAACTACTCGAGGGGTTGCATGCACGCGTCCTCAAGACCCGCGACAAGCAGATCCGTTTCCGCGGGCGCGCCATCCGCCGCCGCGACCTGCCGGCCGCGATCGGCAAGGTCGGCGATGAAATCGAGAAGATCCAGGCACGCATCCTCGCTCACGACCGCCGCTGCCGCGCCGCCCACCTGGCCGCGGCTGAGCAGATCGCACCGGCATGGCGCCGCTACCTGATCGGGCTCATCGAGGTGCAACACTTCGCCGAACACAGCCTCGCCAATCTCGAGGATGCCCACGGTCTGTTGGGCAACGTGGTCGCCGTGGTGACGGCCGACGGCAAGGTGAGCCGACGCGAACTGAAACGTCTCCTCAAGACGGCGAACGCGCTGCACGCGGTGATGGCCGACCTGCACGCCTCGATCCGAGGGGTCACGCTGGATTCGACCCTGCAGGCGGCCCTGGGCACCACGTCCTTGAGCGAGGCGGCCGGCGACTTCGAGCTGCCACCGGCGGACAAGAAGAACATCAACGACTGGATGAACGCAATCGACGGCTGGGTCGGTGCCCTCGGCGGGCCACTGTCCGCCCTGTGCAACGCCTGCCTCGAGCAGTTGCTGCACACCGAGCAGCAGGTGGCCGAGCACTCGCGCGACGGGACGACGCCGGGCGAGGCCCCGACACCCAGCACGGTCCCGGAACACTACGCCCGGCTCCTCGAAGGCGAGGAGCGCAAGCGCCAGACCCGACTGGGGCTGTGGGACCGCTTCCAGCTGGCGGATGGCTGGCTGCCGGCCACGGCGCGTCTGGTGGTGGCCGTCGCCATCGTCGGCGGCGTGCTCGGCTTCAGCCATCTGACCACCTTCACCTCGCCGCTGAGCATCTACAACGGCTTCAACCAGGTCATGACGGTCGAGGTGGACGGCACCCGCATCGCCACCGTCGCCCCCTATTCGGCCGGCCATGCCGATGTGAGCATCGACGAGCAATCGCGCATCTCGGCGCACACCGCCGGCGGCGATCTGGTCGAACAGTTCCACCCGACCCTGAGCGGACGGCGTCAGCACTACATCTACAACATCGCCTCGGGCAGCCCCTTGATCCAGTGGACCGCGGTGTACGGCAATGTGGCCGAGCGGACCCCGAGCCGGCTGGGGGCACCGCGGTGGACGACGGCCCACGCGGACATCTACTTCGCCGAGCCGCCCAAGTCGATCAAGAGTTCGGGCCAAGGGGGCATGCGCACCGTGCTCTCGGGCGTCGACGCCGGGGTCACGCCCGAACAGACGCTCGGGGCGGTCGCAACCGATCAGACCCGCCGCGACCTGGTTCGCGCCCATCTGCGCTGGGACACTCCGGGATCGGCCACGGCAACCGCCTGGCGGACGCTGGCGGAACGGCTCGATCACTGA
- a CDS encoding ABC transporter permease has translation MIGNTLLLALREIRRNLLRSFLTVLGIVIGVSAVITMVTLGNGATRAISDQISAMGSNLLILRPGQRLGPGSSAAGAAPFKVELVDTIRSQLGGIQAVAPRVNKGVTVVVGNNNWSTTVTGTTNDYFIAGNWTLADGREFTPTELRAGRAVCIVGNTIRRELFGGGDPIGERIRIKQFACEVIGVLGEKGQSAFGSDQDDTIVMPLRTVQRRLSGSTDVSSLLVSVDDGVSTTRVKAQLEALMRELRHIGDGEDDDFSVLDTKQIAQTLSSTTQVMTALLGAVAAVSLLVGGIGIMNIMLVSVTERTREIGIRLAIGAMEREVLLQFLIEAVVLACLGGLTGVVLATLASVGLASLMGLPYLFDPGINLLSFGFSALIGVVFGFFPARRAARLDPIDALRHE, from the coding sequence ATGATCGGCAACACCCTGCTGCTGGCGCTGCGCGAGATCCGCCGCAACCTGCTGCGCTCCTTCCTGACCGTGCTGGGTATCGTCATCGGGGTGTCCGCGGTGATCACCATGGTCACCCTGGGCAACGGTGCCACGCGGGCGATCTCCGACCAGATCTCGGCCATGGGCAGCAACCTGCTCATTCTGCGCCCGGGCCAGCGCCTCGGGCCGGGCAGCTCCGCGGCGGGCGCGGCGCCGTTCAAGGTCGAACTGGTGGACACCATCCGCAGCCAGCTCGGCGGCATCCAGGCGGTGGCGCCGCGGGTGAACAAGGGCGTGACCGTGGTGGTGGGCAACAACAACTGGTCCACCACGGTGACCGGCACCACCAACGACTACTTCATCGCCGGCAACTGGACGCTGGCGGACGGGCGCGAGTTCACCCCCACCGAGCTGCGCGCCGGCCGCGCGGTGTGCATCGTCGGCAACACCATCCGCCGCGAGCTGTTCGGCGGTGGCGACCCGATCGGCGAGCGCATCCGCATCAAGCAGTTCGCCTGCGAGGTGATCGGCGTGCTCGGCGAGAAGGGCCAGTCGGCCTTCGGCTCCGACCAGGACGACACCATCGTGATGCCGCTGCGCACGGTGCAGCGCCGGCTCTCCGGCAGCACCGACGTGAGCAGCCTGCTGGTGTCGGTGGACGACGGGGTGTCCACCACCCGGGTCAAGGCCCAGCTCGAGGCGCTGATGCGCGAGCTGCGCCACATCGGCGACGGCGAGGACGACGACTTCAGCGTGCTCGACACCAAGCAGATCGCCCAGACCCTGTCGAGCACTACCCAGGTGATGACCGCACTGCTCGGCGCGGTGGCGGCGGTGAGCCTGCTGGTGGGCGGCATCGGCATCATGAACATCATGCTGGTGTCGGTGACCGAGCGCACCCGCGAGATCGGCATCCGCCTGGCCATCGGCGCCATGGAGCGCGAAGTGCTGCTGCAATTTCTCATCGAGGCGGTGGTGCTCGCCTGCCTGGGCGGGCTGACCGGAGTGGTGCTGGCGACGCTGGCCTCCGTGGGCCTGGCCTCGCTCATGGGCCTGCCCTACCTGTTCGATCCGGGCATCAACCTGCTGTCCTTCGGCTTTTCCGCCCTCATCGGCGTGGTGTTCGGCTTCTTCCCGGCCCGCCGGGCGGCCCGTCTGGATCCGATCGATGCCTTGCGCCATGAGTAG